One Paenibacillus sp. FSL H7-0737 DNA segment encodes these proteins:
- a CDS encoding redoxin domain-containing protein, giving the protein MGKARKPIQIVILFLIVLVGGYAIGSSVFGGSGKPEEGSKAPAIDLLGLDGLGHTLDEYKGKAIVLNFWGSWCTPCVKEMPALQAQWEKWKDKDVVVIGINVGEDQMTVENFVKQVNIDFPILMDTGRDAVRSYGISPLPTTFFINAKGKIDSIHIGQLDLDSLDDQIGKLVD; this is encoded by the coding sequence GTGGGTAAAGCGAGAAAACCAATTCAAATCGTAATTCTGTTTCTAATCGTTCTAGTGGGTGGTTATGCAATTGGTTCCTCTGTATTTGGTGGAAGCGGAAAACCAGAGGAAGGTAGTAAAGCGCCTGCCATTGATTTGCTGGGTCTTGATGGACTTGGGCATACGTTAGACGAGTATAAGGGTAAGGCTATTGTGCTGAATTTCTGGGGCTCATGGTGCACGCCATGTGTAAAAGAAATGCCGGCTCTCCAAGCACAATGGGAAAAATGGAAGGACAAAGATGTAGTCGTTATTGGAATCAACGTAGGTGAAGATCAGATGACTGTCGAGAATTTTGTGAAGCAAGTCAATATTGATTTTCCGATTTTGATGGACACGGGACGAGACGCTGTACGAAGTTATGGTATTTCTCCGCTCCCCACTACTTTTTTTATTAATGCAAAGGGTAAAATTGACAGCATTCATATTGGCCAGCTTGATTTAGATTCACTAGATGATCAAATTGGGAAGCTGGTGGATTGA
- a CDS encoding response regulator transcription factor: MADHLNRILVVDDEERIRRLLKMYLEKEGYEIDEAEDGEIALRKATANDYGLILLDVMLPGIDGMEVLTRLRGVKSTPVLMLTAKGEEINRVQGFEMGADDYVVKPFSPREVIYRVKAIMRRSSATAFLSKESNSSNNIVFTHLIIEHDAHRVTAGGEEVSLTPKEYELLHYLAISPDKVFSREELLKDVWNYEFFGDLRTVDTHVKRLREKLNKVSPESAAMITTVWGVGYKLEVPK; this comes from the coding sequence ATGGCAGATCATTTAAACAGAATTCTGGTAGTGGATGATGAGGAACGCATTCGCCGCCTGCTAAAGATGTATCTTGAAAAAGAAGGTTATGAAATCGACGAAGCTGAAGATGGCGAAATCGCTCTTCGCAAAGCAACAGCAAATGACTACGGTCTAATTTTGCTGGATGTTATGCTGCCTGGCATTGATGGAATGGAAGTGCTGACCCGACTCAGAGGGGTCAAATCGACACCTGTCTTAATGCTTACAGCTAAAGGCGAAGAGATTAATCGTGTACAGGGCTTTGAAATGGGCGCGGATGATTATGTCGTGAAGCCATTTAGTCCTCGCGAAGTGATTTATCGCGTGAAGGCCATTATGCGCCGTTCTTCAGCAACAGCATTTTTGTCCAAAGAGAGCAACTCCAGTAATAACATTGTATTCACTCATCTTATTATTGAGCATGACGCACACCGAGTAACTGCTGGCGGTGAAGAAGTGAGTCTGACACCGAAAGAATACGAACTGCTGCATTATTTGGCGATTTCACCGGATAAAGTGTTCTCTCGTGAAGAACTACTTAAAGATGTTTGGAATTATGAGTTTTTCGGAGATTTGCGTACAGTCGATACCCATGTTAAGCGTCTTCGTGAAAAACTGAATAAAGTATCACCGGAATCCGCGGCGATGATTACAACTGTATGGGGTGTAGGCTACAAACTTGAGGTACCTAAATAA
- the ytfJ gene encoding GerW family sporulation protein — protein sequence MSDHPIQGLMQTAMENIKGMVDVNTIVGDPVQTPDGSIILPISKVAFGFAAGGSDYRVEDSISGSSSQGGVKMLPFGGGSGGGVSIRPIAFLVVGKDGVNIVPLDNQTHLFEKIIDATPGLIDKIQTMFQSSSTSGQAGSTATQAPQAPQAPQAPQAPASQAPAKPDPSTSQSSTH from the coding sequence ATGAGCGACCATCCTATTCAGGGTCTAATGCAAACAGCGATGGAAAATATCAAGGGCATGGTAGATGTTAATACGATTGTTGGAGATCCAGTACAAACACCTGACGGTAGTATTATTCTACCGATTAGTAAGGTGGCCTTTGGATTTGCTGCAGGGGGTAGTGATTATCGAGTAGAGGATTCTATAAGTGGATCAAGCTCCCAAGGCGGTGTCAAAATGCTTCCTTTTGGTGGCGGTAGTGGGGGCGGTGTCTCCATCAGACCGATCGCTTTTCTAGTGGTTGGTAAAGATGGGGTAAACATTGTTCCACTCGACAATCAAACGCATTTGTTCGAAAAAATTATCGATGCTACGCCTGGGCTCATCGACAAAATCCAGACCATGTTCCAAAGCAGCAGTACTTCAGGTCAAGCTGGGTCAACTGCTACACAAGCACCACAAGCACCACAAGCACCACAAGCACCACAAGCACCTGCATCACAAGCACCTGCTAAACCCGATCCAAGTACATCCCAATCTTCAACACATTAG
- a CDS encoding D-alanyl-D-alanine carboxypeptidase family protein, whose translation MKTITRKFPIALLLSILLLFLTPLTLIHAENSSISTHARAAALIDVESGRILYSSRGDEPMLIASLTKIMTALVAIENGDLASKVKVGKNAFAKEGSSIYLQQGEEMTLENMLYGLMLRSGNDAATAIAEHIGGSEEGFVYLMNNKAEELGLKNTHFANPHGLDAEGHYSSANDLAVLTAYALHNPVFKQIVKTQEKTADNPNEKWDYKWRNKNKMLYLYEGADGVKTGYTKKALRCLVSSATRNGQQLVAVTINDGDDWNDHASLLNFGFNHYPLKTMIERGDPVSGYDFVTAKKFAYPLGQGEQDRVTTKLVLNQIPSASAKAARSNFGLQGVLVLDLGGKEIGRVPVYTRESLPPEESAYTKKYSTTQAHTYPADNWFQAIGSALKALFKLGESSK comes from the coding sequence ATGAAGACAATAACCCGTAAATTTCCAATCGCCTTATTACTGAGCATTTTGCTGCTGTTTCTGACACCGCTAACTTTGATTCATGCGGAGAACAGCTCTATATCTACGCATGCACGGGCAGCGGCGCTGATTGATGTGGAATCCGGGCGTATTTTGTATAGCAGTCGAGGAGATGAGCCGATGCTTATTGCCAGCCTGACTAAAATAATGACCGCCCTCGTCGCTATTGAGAATGGTGATTTAGCATCCAAAGTCAAAGTTGGTAAAAATGCTTTCGCCAAAGAAGGCTCCTCTATTTATTTACAGCAAGGTGAAGAGATGACGCTGGAAAATATGCTGTATGGTCTAATGCTGCGCTCTGGGAATGATGCGGCAACAGCGATCGCTGAACATATCGGCGGTTCTGAAGAAGGGTTTGTATACCTGATGAACAATAAGGCTGAAGAGCTCGGATTAAAAAACACTCATTTTGCTAATCCGCATGGTCTAGATGCTGAAGGCCATTATTCGAGTGCTAACGACTTAGCCGTACTGACGGCGTATGCTCTTCATAATCCTGTATTTAAGCAAATTGTGAAGACACAGGAGAAAACTGCGGACAATCCAAATGAGAAATGGGATTACAAGTGGAGAAACAAAAATAAAATGCTGTACTTATATGAGGGCGCAGATGGTGTGAAGACAGGATATACCAAAAAAGCGCTACGCTGCCTTGTCAGCTCAGCGACCAGAAACGGCCAGCAGCTTGTCGCAGTGACCATAAATGATGGGGATGACTGGAATGATCATGCCTCACTGCTAAACTTTGGATTTAATCACTACCCACTAAAAACAATGATCGAACGCGGGGACCCCGTGAGCGGTTATGACTTCGTGACAGCCAAAAAATTCGCCTATCCACTCGGACAAGGGGAGCAGGATAGAGTGACCACCAAACTTGTCTTAAATCAGATCCCTTCGGCGTCAGCCAAAGCTGCAAGATCAAACTTTGGATTACAAGGGGTTCTCGTTCTTGATCTAGGTGGCAAGGAGATAGGCCGGGTTCCAGTATATACACGAGAGTCCTTACCACCTGAGGAATCCGCTTATACTAAAAAATACAGTACAACGCAAGCACACACTTATCCTGCTGATAATTGGTTTCAGGCTATAGGGAGTGCACTGAAGGCGTTATTTAAATTGGGTGAAAGTTCCAAGTAA
- the resB gene encoding cytochrome c biogenesis protein ResB, translated as MSEREAFITNTKCECGHQNPVGTVLCEACGKPLGKESDWGENLEMRYDGVARRSQRVNPSIIDRVWNFFSSVKIAIYLIVLTLLGSMLGTIFPQESTFLNIDASSYYKQEYGTAGDIYYKLGLSHTYESWWFVTLLVMIGASLVICSLDRVLPLYKALTRQKIRKHRQFLTRQKAVLVTEVQEEPEAWVARVVQPMRKKGYRVKTDGGALLAEKHRFSRWGPYVIHIGLIIFLLAVLARGLPGLNMDQHLAFPQGEITQIPDTTYYLKNEKFTVEFYTDEEMPAEFRGKKILPKLFQTKAVLYKCTADCADPTKEPQLTEATTHNIQVNSPLDYKGLKAYQFDYDLTPVLRSVQPVLKNSTTGESYGKFKLDMKNPQRTITAGPYTMTLKEKYMDFGLNEDGQPISKSPYPNAPAFLFLIQGPNLPAEGQQYFYFPKQVDKSQFQQVAINDKLGGSNRFLELEVDNMSDVDFSESTTYLNIRIDRAMPFVWLGAAIVMLGLILGFYWQHRRIWLTVVNGELILGGHTNKNWFGFRREIVSILEKVDMVVDEKSIDNGGGLT; from the coding sequence ATGAGTGAACGCGAAGCTTTTATAACCAATACCAAATGTGAATGCGGCCATCAGAACCCTGTAGGCACTGTTCTATGTGAAGCATGCGGAAAACCGCTTGGCAAAGAATCGGACTGGGGCGAGAATCTGGAAATGCGTTATGATGGTGTAGCCCGTCGTTCGCAGCGTGTTAATCCAAGCATTATTGATCGAGTTTGGAACTTTTTTTCATCTGTCAAAATAGCGATATATCTAATCGTTTTGACACTGTTAGGATCTATGCTGGGAACCATTTTCCCTCAGGAGAGTACTTTCCTTAATATTGATGCATCGAGTTATTATAAGCAGGAGTACGGAACAGCTGGGGACATCTACTATAAGCTTGGACTTTCACATACATACGAATCCTGGTGGTTTGTGACTCTACTCGTAATGATTGGTGCTTCATTAGTCATTTGTAGTTTGGACAGAGTACTTCCGCTATATAAGGCATTAACTAGGCAGAAGATTCGGAAACATCGTCAGTTCTTAACTCGGCAAAAGGCTGTGCTAGTTACTGAAGTGCAAGAAGAACCAGAAGCTTGGGTTGCTCGGGTGGTTCAGCCTATGCGTAAAAAGGGCTACCGAGTCAAGACGGATGGAGGAGCTCTGCTGGCAGAGAAACACCGCTTCAGCCGCTGGGGGCCTTACGTAATACATATTGGTTTGATTATTTTTTTACTTGCTGTACTGGCAAGAGGATTGCCGGGTCTCAACATGGATCAGCATCTTGCTTTCCCGCAAGGGGAGATTACACAGATTCCGGATACTACCTACTATTTAAAAAACGAGAAATTCACCGTAGAGTTCTACACAGATGAAGAGATGCCTGCGGAGTTTCGAGGCAAAAAGATCCTTCCAAAATTATTCCAAACTAAAGCAGTGCTTTATAAATGTACCGCGGATTGCGCAGATCCTACTAAGGAACCGCAGCTTACCGAGGCGACAACGCATAATATCCAAGTAAACTCACCTTTGGATTATAAAGGATTGAAAGCGTATCAGTTTGATTATGATCTAACACCTGTACTGCGTTCTGTACAGCCTGTGCTTAAAAATTCCACCACTGGGGAGTCGTACGGTAAATTCAAACTGGATATGAAGAATCCGCAGCGTACAATTACAGCGGGACCCTATACGATGACTTTAAAAGAGAAGTATATGGATTTTGGACTGAATGAGGATGGTCAGCCGATATCTAAGTCGCCTTATCCGAATGCACCAGCATTCTTATTCTTGATTCAAGGACCGAATTTGCCAGCGGAAGGGCAGCAGTACTTCTATTTTCCTAAGCAGGTAGATAAGTCTCAGTTTCAGCAGGTGGCTATTAACGATAAGCTTGGTGGCAGCAATAGATTTCTTGAGCTTGAAGTGGACAACATGAGCGATGTTGATTTTTCGGAATCGACTACATACTTGAATATACGTATTGATCGTGCAATGCCTTTTGTATGGTTAGGTGCAGCAATCGTGATGCTGGGTTTAATCCTTGGATTTTACTGGCAGCATAGACGCATCTGGCTTACCGTTGTAAACGGAGAGCTAATACTCGGAGGACATACGAACAAGAATTGGTTCGGTTTCCGTCGTGAGATCGTTTCTATTTTAGAAAAAGTAGATATGGTAGTCGATGAAAAATCAATAGATAATGGAGGAGGCCTTACATGA
- a CDS encoding pseudouridine synthase, with translation MERLQKILAQAGVASRRKCEEMILAGKVEVNGELVTTLGTKVDPATDIIKVSGRLIRGENKIYIMFNKPKGVITSASDPKGRKVVTDYLKGITERVYPVGRLDYDTEGLLLLTNDGDFANLLTHPKHHVPKTYHATVKGIPHGTALDKLKAGIKLEDGMTAPAEVEYKDIDEANKEAVISITIHEGRNRQVRRMFDAISHPVLRLKRISFGDIMLQNLKRGSYRHLTKDEINHLQQIAKAGLLKERTPRKES, from the coding sequence ATGGAAAGATTACAGAAAATTTTGGCGCAGGCAGGTGTGGCGTCCAGACGTAAGTGTGAAGAAATGATTTTGGCCGGTAAAGTGGAAGTCAACGGGGAACTCGTAACTACGCTTGGCACGAAGGTGGACCCCGCAACAGATATTATTAAAGTCTCCGGTAGACTGATCCGGGGCGAGAACAAAATCTATATTATGTTCAACAAACCTAAAGGAGTCATTACAAGTGCTTCCGATCCAAAGGGTCGCAAGGTTGTAACAGACTACCTTAAAGGAATTACAGAACGGGTTTACCCTGTAGGCCGTCTGGATTATGATACGGAAGGACTGCTGCTGTTAACGAATGATGGAGATTTCGCTAACTTGCTTACCCATCCTAAGCATCATGTACCTAAGACGTATCACGCTACGGTCAAGGGTATTCCGCACGGTACTGCACTGGACAAGCTAAAGGCTGGGATCAAGCTGGAAGATGGTATGACAGCGCCTGCCGAAGTAGAGTACAAAGATATTGATGAAGCGAATAAAGAAGCAGTAATCAGCATTACGATTCACGAGGGACGTAACCGTCAGGTACGACGCATGTTTGATGCGATTTCACACCCCGTTCTCCGTCTGAAGCGGATTTCATTCGGGGATATTATGCTGCAAAATCTTAAACGTGGATCTTACCGTCATTTGACTAAAGATGAAATTAACCATCTGCAGCAAATTGCCAAAGCAGGATTACTCAAAGAAAGAACTCCACGTAAAGAGTCATAA
- the scpB gene encoding SMC-Scp complex subunit ScpB produces MDYKTLKSIIEGLLFLSGDEGISVRQVAEITEQRPELAAGALEELKEDYVTQERGLQVVQIAGNYRLATLPEHAHYFERLAYSPSRSTLSQAALETLAIVAYRQPITRVEIEEIRGVKSERAIHTLNNKDLIHEVGRAEAVGRPILYGTTKSFLESFGLASLNELPEPSNFESTDNLEEETQLLFNKLDTQMTFEDIEQP; encoded by the coding sequence ATGGATTACAAAACGCTGAAATCGATTATTGAGGGCCTGTTGTTTCTATCAGGTGATGAAGGGATCTCCGTACGGCAAGTCGCCGAGATTACGGAGCAGCGGCCAGAGCTTGCGGCTGGAGCATTAGAAGAACTAAAAGAGGATTATGTAACACAGGAGCGGGGATTGCAGGTAGTCCAAATTGCCGGGAATTATCGGTTGGCTACATTGCCGGAGCATGCCCATTATTTTGAGCGCTTAGCTTACTCCCCATCCAGATCAACCTTGTCTCAGGCCGCATTAGAGACATTGGCGATCGTGGCCTATCGTCAGCCCATTACACGGGTGGAGATCGAAGAGATTCGAGGCGTGAAATCCGAACGTGCTATTCATACGCTGAATAACAAGGATTTGATCCATGAGGTAGGTCGTGCGGAGGCCGTAGGGCGTCCAATCTTATATGGGACGACTAAATCATTCTTGGAGAGCTTTGGCCTAGCAAGTCTGAATGAGCTGCCAGAACCATCTAACTTCGAATCCACTGATAATTTGGAAGAGGAGACACAGCTATTGTTCAATAAGCTGGATACTCAAATGACGTTCGAGGATATAGAGCAACCTTAG
- a CDS encoding nucleoside recognition domain-containing protein: MINGIWLGMIIIGFLFAAVNGRMDEFTAAVFDGAKSGVTVSFGLISVLVFWLGIMRIAEDAGLLKKIAKILGPIVAFLFPDVPKGHPAIGYILSNMSANLLGLGNAATPMGIKAMQELQKLNPDKETATPAMCTLLALNTASITLIPATLIAIRLNYNSADPAGIVGTTLAATAVATLAAIAADRFFRRMTLLRKPPKPPSAKSGSAPLAKTSLPNSSLKG, translated from the coding sequence ATGATTAACGGGATCTGGCTAGGAATGATCATCATCGGTTTTCTGTTCGCCGCCGTTAACGGCAGAATGGATGAATTTACAGCCGCCGTATTCGACGGAGCCAAGAGTGGGGTTACAGTAAGTTTCGGCTTAATAAGTGTGCTTGTATTCTGGCTAGGAATCATGCGGATCGCAGAGGATGCTGGTTTGCTTAAAAAAATAGCCAAGATTCTTGGGCCAATCGTAGCCTTCCTCTTTCCAGATGTGCCGAAGGGCCATCCTGCAATCGGATATATTCTCTCCAACATGAGCGCTAATTTGCTTGGACTTGGCAATGCGGCTACACCTATGGGAATCAAGGCGATGCAGGAGCTGCAGAAGCTCAACCCGGATAAAGAAACGGCCACACCAGCCATGTGTACCTTACTGGCGCTTAACACAGCAAGCATTACGCTAATTCCCGCGACACTAATTGCGATCCGATTGAATTACAATTCGGCAGATCCTGCGGGAATAGTAGGCACAACCCTCGCCGCAACGGCTGTGGCGACTCTTGCGGCTATAGCGGCTGACCGGTTTTTCCGAAGGATGACATTGCTGCGCAAACCTCCAAAGCCGCCGTCAGCAAAGTCTGGTTCTGCTCCATTGGCCAAGACGTCGCTGCCTAATTCTTCATTGAAAGGGTGA
- the ccsA gene encoding cytochrome c biogenesis protein CcsA, whose amino-acid sequence MSLLDISSAVFIAAFLLYSGSFMLFTIAIMGRKWSGRKPEEHTARWGKIAFIVSSIGLIFHLIYFFTRWFGAGHIPVSNMYEFMTFLSMMVMVAFTVMYAIYRKVILGLFAVPISIIVMAYAAVFPQEVQPLIPSLQSNYLKIHVTLAALGESFFAVGFAAGLMYLLRTVNFSSKEKADRKQQRLIEFTLFSIIVIIGFLGSVFAFRGAGYETVFVRPNVTIDSAGQENSTIEKVSYRMPPIVAPHNSEIESFQSFLGMKEPLFEAPSWMNGVNAGRKFNTVIWSILSGLLLYGILRLIVRKPLGAAIHPVMEGIDEGDLDEITYRAIAIGFPIFTLGALIFAMIWAQIAWGRFWGWDPKEVWALVTWLFYSAYLHLRLARGWQGRKSAWLAVLGFLVVMFTLVGVNLVIAGLHSYAGTD is encoded by the coding sequence ATGAGCTTGCTCGATATCAGCAGTGCCGTCTTTATTGCCGCATTCTTATTATACAGCGGGTCGTTTATGTTATTCACTATCGCTATCATGGGTCGCAAGTGGTCGGGCCGCAAGCCAGAGGAACATACTGCTCGATGGGGTAAAATAGCTTTTATTGTTTCTTCTATAGGTCTTATCTTTCATCTTATTTATTTCTTTACACGTTGGTTTGGTGCAGGACATATTCCAGTCAGCAATATGTATGAGTTCATGACTTTCTTATCCATGATGGTTATGGTAGCCTTTACAGTGATGTACGCGATCTATCGCAAAGTTATTCTCGGTCTGTTTGCAGTTCCAATTAGCATTATTGTGATGGCGTACGCAGCTGTATTTCCACAGGAGGTTCAGCCGTTAATTCCATCCCTGCAATCGAACTATCTCAAGATTCACGTAACACTGGCAGCACTAGGTGAATCCTTTTTCGCGGTAGGTTTTGCGGCAGGGCTGATGTATCTGCTACGGACTGTTAATTTTTCCAGTAAAGAGAAGGCGGATCGTAAGCAACAGAGACTGATTGAATTTACTCTCTTTTCAATCATTGTTATAATTGGGTTTCTGGGTTCAGTTTTTGCTTTCCGCGGAGCAGGTTATGAGACTGTTTTTGTCCGTCCCAACGTTACGATTGACAGCGCAGGGCAGGAAAATAGTACAATAGAGAAAGTGAGTTATCGAATGCCGCCGATTGTGGCTCCTCACAATAGCGAAATAGAAAGCTTCCAGTCGTTTCTTGGCATGAAAGAACCTCTCTTTGAAGCTCCTTCATGGATGAATGGTGTGAATGCTGGCCGGAAGTTTAATACTGTAATCTGGTCGATTCTTTCCGGATTACTCCTTTACGGAATTCTTCGCTTGATCGTACGCAAGCCACTAGGCGCAGCGATTCACCCGGTTATGGAGGGGATTGATGAAGGCGATCTAGATGAGATAACGTATAGGGCGATAGCCATTGGCTTTCCTATTTTCACATTAGGCGCTTTGATTTTTGCAATGATATGGGCGCAAATAGCCTGGGGAAGATTCTGGGGATGGGACCCCAAAGAAGTCTGGGCACTCGTTACTTGGCTCTTCTATAGTGCTTATCTTCATTTACGATTGGCTCGTGGATGGCAAGGGCGAAAATCTGCCTGGCTTGCCGTTCTAGGTTTTTTGGTCGTAATGTTTACCTTAGTTGGCGTTAATCTAGTCATCGCCGGACTTCATTCTTATGCGGGGACGGACTGA
- a CDS encoding segregation and condensation protein A — protein sequence MTVLYKLETFEGPLDLLLHLIDKAEIDIQDIPVAEITEQYMEYLRSMQELELDITSEFLVMAATLLSIKSKLLLPKPPVIEIDDFEYYEEDEFDPRAELVQRLIEYRKFKSIAVHLMDMESERSLIFTKEPEDLGPYVPEEIDHTLKGLHTSDLIAAFRKALSKAARRSSYQRITRDEISVKDRIRDVSDALQRRGKGGRLHFSALLHDEMARHEIVVTFLAILELMKMKAIFCYQEKLFEDIVMEWRGGEHFNGLQNAEIDY from the coding sequence GTGACTGTATTGTACAAGCTGGAAACGTTTGAAGGTCCGCTGGATCTGCTTTTGCATTTAATTGATAAGGCGGAAATCGACATCCAGGACATTCCGGTCGCCGAGATCACCGAACAGTATATGGAATACCTGCGAAGTATGCAGGAGCTTGAACTGGATATTACGAGTGAATTTCTCGTGATGGCCGCAACCCTATTATCTATAAAGAGCAAGCTATTGCTGCCCAAACCACCGGTCATTGAGATCGATGATTTTGAATATTACGAAGAAGATGAATTTGATCCACGAGCTGAACTTGTTCAGCGACTGATTGAGTATCGTAAATTCAAGAGTATTGCTGTTCATTTAATGGATATGGAGAGCGAGCGGAGCTTGATTTTTACGAAGGAGCCGGAGGATCTGGGTCCATACGTGCCTGAAGAGATTGACCATACGCTAAAAGGACTACATACTTCCGACCTTATAGCTGCTTTCCGTAAAGCACTTAGTAAGGCGGCAAGAAGGTCATCTTACCAGCGGATCACCCGGGACGAAATATCGGTAAAAGATCGTATACGTGATGTATCGGATGCGCTGCAGCGCAGAGGGAAGGGCGGTAGGCTCCACTTCTCAGCACTGCTTCACGATGAAATGGCGCGACACGAAATCGTAGTTACTTTTCTTGCGATTCTGGAACTGATGAAAATGAAGGCGATTTTTTGCTATCAGGAGAAATTGTTTGAGGACATCGTAATGGAGTGGAGAGGAGGAGAACACTTCAATGGATTACAAAACGCTGAAATCGATTATTGA
- a CDS encoding spore maturation protein produces the protein MITFIPLYAFTRKVPVYESFVEGAKDGFGTAIAIIPHLVGMLVAISVFRASGALDFLMGFISPALRGLGVPPEVLPLGLLRPLTGTGSLAYTTDLIRVHGPDSLIGMIASTIQGSTDTTLYVLTVYFGAVGVRNGRYALKVGLFSDVVGFVAAIAVCLLLFG, from the coding sequence ATGATTACGTTCATCCCGCTCTATGCTTTTACGCGTAAAGTCCCGGTGTATGAGTCATTTGTTGAAGGGGCGAAGGATGGATTTGGAACGGCAATCGCGATTATTCCTCATCTTGTGGGAATGCTTGTGGCGATCAGCGTCTTTCGCGCATCGGGCGCACTCGACTTCCTAATGGGATTCATATCTCCTGCTCTGCGGGGACTTGGCGTACCTCCAGAAGTACTGCCGCTCGGCCTTCTGCGGCCCCTCACTGGGACAGGCTCGCTTGCTTATACCACGGATCTGATTCGCGTTCATGGTCCGGATTCTCTAATCGGCATGATTGCCTCCACCATACAAGGCAGCACGGACACAACGCTCTATGTATTAACGGTTTATTTTGGAGCCGTTGGTGTGCGTAACGGACGTTATGCACTTAAGGTAGGTCTATTCTCCGATGTTGTTGGCTTCGTCGCCGCGATCGCGGTCTGCCTCCTGCTTTTTGGGTAG
- a CDS encoding DUF2953 domain-containing protein, with amino-acid sequence MTLWLGIPLGLLVLAMILVLSSSIDFRIRCYKHDKNDLIELDVKTLFGLIKLHYELPRLVFKGLEQGVLGKFKETGTATTGVDTVKEEQFDKERIERWRDNVQLAVKSTRGLKKWFKETVSHVKISKLDWSTDFSLGDAADTAIVSGAVWGLKWSIVGFISQRVKLKHNPRVFVKPVFQDEHSFSMEFVCEGKLSVSYAVYASLQLLLRVLREAGGISKWRKILKRMRRESHGQSLE; translated from the coding sequence GTGACGTTATGGCTTGGAATACCCCTCGGATTGCTGGTACTGGCAATGATCCTGGTTCTGTCTTCATCTATCGATTTCCGCATCCGGTGCTATAAACATGACAAAAATGATCTGATCGAGTTAGATGTTAAGACACTTTTTGGTCTGATCAAACTGCACTATGAACTGCCTCGATTGGTCTTTAAGGGATTGGAGCAAGGCGTGCTTGGGAAGTTTAAAGAGACGGGTACCGCGACTACAGGTGTTGACACTGTAAAGGAAGAACAATTCGATAAAGAAAGAATTGAGCGCTGGCGGGACAATGTACAGCTAGCAGTGAAATCCACACGTGGATTGAAGAAGTGGTTCAAGGAAACTGTATCACATGTCAAAATATCAAAGCTCGACTGGTCCACAGACTTCTCACTAGGTGATGCGGCAGACACTGCCATAGTATCAGGAGCCGTCTGGGGATTGAAATGGAGCATCGTTGGATTTATTTCGCAGAGGGTCAAATTGAAACACAATCCACGAGTGTTTGTGAAGCCTGTTTTTCAAGATGAGCATTCTTTTTCAATGGAGTTCGTATGTGAGGGTAAATTGTCCGTTTCCTATGCCGTATACGCATCATTGCAGCTTCTTCTTCGTGTCTTGAGGGAGGCGGGGGGAATCAGTAAGTGGAGAAAAATACTAAAACGGATGCGTAGGGAGTCTCATGGGCAAAGTTTAGAATGA
- the ribH gene encoding 6,7-dimethyl-8-ribityllumazine synthase has translation MPKYLEGHLVSEGLKYGVVVGRFNEFITSKLLSGALDAFKRHGANDDEVDVAWVPGVFEIPLIAQKMAESGKYDAVITLGTVIRGSTTHYDYVCNEVAKGVAAINLKTGVPTIFGVVTTENIEQAIERSGTKAGNKGWDAATAAIEMANLNKLFK, from the coding sequence ATGCCGAAATATTTAGAAGGACATTTAGTTTCCGAGGGGTTAAAATACGGAGTCGTAGTAGGACGTTTTAATGAATTTATTACCAGCAAGCTTTTGTCAGGTGCACTTGATGCATTTAAACGCCACGGTGCTAACGATGATGAAGTAGATGTTGCTTGGGTTCCAGGCGTGTTTGAAATTCCGTTAATCGCTCAAAAAATGGCGGAAAGCGGTAAATACGACGCTGTAATCACTTTAGGAACTGTTATCCGTGGGTCTACAACGCACTATGATTATGTATGTAATGAAGTTGCAAAAGGGGTAGCTGCGATCAATCTTAAAACCGGCGTGCCGACGATTTTTGGCGTAGTAACTACTGAGAATATTGAACAGGCCATTGAGCGTTCAGGAACCAAAGCAGGGAATAAAGGCTGGGATGCTGCGACTGCTGCGATTGAAATGGCGAATCTTAACAAACTGTTTAAGTAA